From the genome of Vicia villosa cultivar HV-30 ecotype Madison, WI linkage group LG2, Vvil1.0, whole genome shotgun sequence, one region includes:
- the LOC131646699 gene encoding glycine-rich protein A3-like has translation MEGGNHNPNDSDKGVFSHLAHGLAQGAHGYPPGAYPPPPGAYPPPPGAYPPPGHGYPPHQGGYPPAGYPPAGYPPAGGYPPAGGYGYPPAGYPGSHGPPHAPGPYGHAGHSGGMGAMGGMGGLIAGAAAAYGAHRVSHGHYGHGGYGHMGHGKFKHGKFGKHGKFKGGKFGKHGMFRKWK, from the exons ATGGAAGGTGGAAATCATAACCCTAATGATTCTGACAAAGGAGTTTTCTCACATTTAGCTCATGGATTAGCTCAAGGTGCTCATGGTTATCCACCGGGAGCATATCCTCCTCCTCCCGGAGCATATCCTCCACCACCCGGAGCGTACCCTCCACCTGGACATGGCTACCCTCCACATCAAGGTGGTTATCCTCCAGCCGGTTATCCTCCCGCTGGTTATCCTCCAGCCGGTGGTTATCCTCCTGCCGGTGGTTACGGTTATCCACCTGCTGGTTATCCTGGTTCACATGGTCCACCACATGCACCAG GGCCTTATGGGCATGCCGGGCATAGTGGCGGTATGGGTGCAATGGGTGGAATGGGAGGATTGATTGCTGGTGCAGCCGCTGCTTATGGTGCTCACCGTGTTTCCCATGGCCATTATGGACATGGAGGATATGGTCACATGGGCCATGGAAAGTTCAAGCATGGAAAATTCGGCAAGCATGGGAAATTCAAGGGTGGAAAGTTTGGAAAGCATGGCATGTTCAGAAAGTGGAAGTAA